One window of Camelina sativa cultivar DH55 chromosome 4, Cs, whole genome shotgun sequence genomic DNA carries:
- the LOC104782233 gene encoding protein SSUH2 homolog, with the protein MDKPLLSGSEKTNESERWDSYQYLQRNSSSARNPSFAGAGVTVDEIRTASAVSDPPSLYPPVIKTPVSLPTPQAIGYPTASGAGHELQRQFLDEIEIRELLLDHIGHRCCWGSRPARTWKIRSVEDCNVYVGTLDTFIEEREALAQTVPFSGGNFSGKKHGAEPGLWELDLRSQFPTLFVPYKETQVPVPNSETVEKCKSCTGRGDVVCPTCNADGDPGYYKENQVMKCSACYGRGLVAHKDGSDTICTDCSGKGKLPCPTCQSRGLIKCQTCDSTGSLLTSSIAVVRWKTLSKRKVSATRGAGSVPEEVFDRAEGVQLCNTQAYQCSPAYFADSYFLNRFSSEVISLRAEVPPPANVVCERHTISVVPVTRVTMEDRGKAFSFYIIGFGKEIYLKDYYPARFCWGLCPCLEWLKV; encoded by the exons ATGGATAAGCCTCTGCTTTCAG GATCAGAGAAAACGAATGAATCCGAGAGATGGGATTCGTACCAGTACCTACAGAGAAACAGCTCCTCTGCTCGTAACCCTTCTTTCGCCGGAGCTGGCGTCACCGTCGATGAAATCCGTACCGCTTCCGCTGTTTCTGATCCTCCCTCTCTCTATCCTCCTGTTATAAAAACCCCCGTTTCATTACCCACTC CTCAAGCTATTGGTTATCCAACTGCATCTGGAGCAGGTCATGAATTGCAAAG GCAATTTCTTGATGAGATTGAAATAAGGGAGCTGCTTCTTGATCATATTGGTCACCGTTGCTGTTGGGGAAGCCGTCCTGCTCGTACATGGAAGATTCGTTCTGTCGAAGACTGCAATGTTTATGTGGGAACTCTTGACACTTTCATTGAGGAGAGGGAAGCTTTAGCACAGACAGTGCCTTTCAGTGGTGGAAATTTCAGTGGAAAGAAACATGGAGCTGAACCAGGGTTATGGGAACTTGACCTGAGATCGCAGTTTCCTACTCTGTTTGTTCCGTATAAAGAAACTCAAGTCCCGGTTCCTAATTCTGAGACTGTTGAGAAGTGCAAAA GTTGTACAGGAAGAGGAGATGTAGTATGTCCAACATGCAATGCCGATGGAGACCCGGGATATTACAAGGAGAATCAAGTGATGAAGTGTTCCGCTTGCTATGGAAGAGGTTTGGTTGCTCATAAAGATGGATCTGACACAAT ATGCACAGACTGTAGTGGTAAGGGAAAGCTTCCTTGTCCCACTTGCCAATCTCGCGGGTTAATTAAATGTCAGACTTGTGACAGTACTGGTTCTCTTCTTACAAGCAGTATCGCAGTTGTAAGATG GAAGACTCTGTCGAAGCGAAAGGTGAGTGCAACTAGAGGGGCTGGTTCAGTACCAGAAGAAGTATTTGACAGAGCAGAAGGAGTTCAGCTTTGCAACACACAAGCTTACCAGTGCTCGCCAGCATACTTTGCAGACTCATATTTCCTCAACAGGTTCTCCTCAGAAGTTATCTCATTAAGAGCTGAAGTTCCACCGCCGGCGAATGTGGTATGCGAGAGACACACCATATCTGTTGTGCCTGTTACTCGGGTCACCATGGAAGACCGTGGGAAAGCATTCAGCTTTTACATAATCGGTTTTGGTAAAGAGATATACTTGAAAGATTATTACCCAGCAAGGTTCTGTTGGGGTTTGTGTCCTTGTCTTGAGTGGTTAAAGGTTTGA